The Rosa rugosa chromosome 1, drRosRugo1.1, whole genome shotgun sequence genomic sequence GCATTTTCAGTCGGCTCCTCTTTTTACAAATTAGAATCTCTCTCATATGCTTATGCTTTGAGAATACTTTCCCTTTTTTTGTTCCTTCCCGTTTCTGCTTACTGTACATGAAGTTCACTTGTTAAAGAGTAGAcaactttcttttgtttgttggtGTGGTCACAATCAGCTCTAGAAATTGTATCTATGATATGTTCCCTTTCTAACATCAATCGACTTATGTATGTTTGCAGCTCAATTCAAGTTTTTATGACAGCCATCAAATATATTCCTCAGGTCAGTATTGACTCTCCTTTCATTGTTCATGTTGCTGTTCTCAATTCATTGACCTAGTAACTCTAAAGCAATCTTTGCATTTTGACTGTTACAAAACTGTATCCAGTGGGTGTTTTTGAATAGAGTTATTGTTACTGCCGAACGAACCTGTATATGTTCACAGAATGTCTTTATTAACAAGTAATTTCGCAATCCAGGCAATCTTCAACTTCACGCACAAGAGCACAGTTGGGTTTAGCATTGGCAACATTTTACTCGACTTTTCTGGAGGGGTGGCAAATTATGCACAAATGGGCGTGCAGTCCATAGATCAAGGTTTGCGATCTCTTCCTCAACCAAATGAGAATTACAATTTGGTCATATTCTTTATGCTTAATCTGTTTTTAACTTGTGCCCCTTTTCCAGGTTCTTGGGTGAACTTTTATGGAAATATAGGGAAGACACTGCTGTCTTTGGTATGAATTCATAACTAAACCCCAAAATTTCTTATTGTATGCTGCTGTCTCAACTTGAGTTAGTCAACTAGCTCTGGTGATCAATGCTTATACATTTTGGTTTCTATATTTTCAGATATCAATCTTCTTTGACCTTCTCTTCATGGGTCAGCATTTCATACTGTATCCTGCCAAGGGAGCAACAATCTCTTCTAAAATAAGCAAGGAGGAGAGCGCGGA encodes the following:
- the LOC133726683 gene encoding cystinosin homolog isoform X1, whose protein sequence is MICSLSNINRLMYVCSSIQVFMTAIKYIPQAIFNFTHKSTVGFSIGNILLDFSGGVANYAQMGVQSIDQGSWVNFYGNIGKTLLSLISIFFDLLFMGQHFILYPAKGATISSKISKEESAEPLVKSPDDPVSENV
- the LOC133726683 gene encoding cystinosin homolog isoform X2; translation: MDSESSIQVFMTAIKYIPQAIFNFTHKSTVGFSIGNILLDFSGGVANYAQMGVQSIDQGSWVNFYGNIGKTLLSLISIFFDLLFMGQHFILYPAKGATISSKISKEESAEPLVKSPDDPVSENV